A DNA window from Desulfurobacterium atlanticum contains the following coding sequences:
- a CDS encoding methionine adenosyltransferase has protein sequence MNLNVTPLDFQPANELGVEIVERKGIGHPDTICDALAEKLSAELCKFYKEKFGFVLHHNVDKGLLLGGSASPKFGGGEITAPIEIYLVGRAIKEYKGIKVPVEEFAIEGTKEWLKENIHALDPEKDVKIHCLVRPGSVDLVDIYMRQLETGVPLANDTSFGVGFAPFDEVENIAFNVEKVLNSKEMKKKYPEIGEDIKVMCVRKRDVIDVTIACAFVDRFVKDINDYIEKRENVRKIAEEVARKYTNREVLIHVNTGDDDKRENVYITVAGTSAEAGDDGEVGRGNRVNGLITPYRPMSLEAAAGKNPITHVGKLYNITAMEICEAVVKEIPEVKEAYCYIVSQIGKPISEPLALDVKIRTEDGKVEAYKDKIEPIAREHLSNIGNIWKRLVDGEIVVY, from the coding sequence ATGAATCTAAACGTAACTCCACTTGATTTTCAGCCAGCTAATGAGCTTGGTGTTGAGATTGTTGAGAGGAAAGGCATAGGCCACCCTGATACTATATGTGATGCTCTTGCTGAGAAACTTTCGGCAGAGCTTTGCAAGTTTTATAAAGAGAAGTTTGGTTTCGTTCTTCATCACAATGTTGATAAGGGTTTACTCCTTGGTGGAAGTGCAAGTCCAAAGTTTGGCGGTGGGGAAATTACAGCTCCTATAGAAATTTATCTTGTTGGTAGGGCTATAAAAGAGTATAAAGGGATTAAGGTTCCTGTTGAGGAGTTTGCTATTGAAGGGACGAAAGAGTGGTTAAAGGAAAATATCCATGCTCTTGACCCTGAAAAAGATGTGAAAATTCACTGCCTTGTAAGGCCTGGTTCTGTTGATCTTGTTGATATCTATATGAGACAGCTTGAAACTGGTGTTCCCCTTGCAAACGATACCTCTTTTGGTGTTGGTTTTGCGCCGTTTGATGAAGTGGAAAATATCGCCTTTAATGTTGAAAAGGTATTGAACAGTAAAGAGATGAAGAAGAAATATCCTGAAATCGGTGAAGATATAAAAGTTATGTGTGTAAGAAAGAGAGATGTTATAGATGTAACGATAGCCTGTGCTTTTGTTGATAGATTTGTTAAAGATATTAACGATTACATTGAGAAAAGGGAAAATGTGAGAAAAATAGCTGAAGAGGTTGCCAGAAAGTATACAAACAGAGAAGTTCTGATTCATGTTAACACAGGTGATGATGATAAGAGGGAAAACGTTTATATCACTGTTGCAGGAACATCAGCAGAGGCCGGAGATGATGGTGAAGTTGGAAGAGGAAACAGAGTAAATGGACTTATTACTCCGTATAGACCGATGAGTCTTGAAGCTGCTGCTGGCAAAAATCCGATAACACATGTTGGTAAACTTTACAATATTACAGCCATGGAGATTTGTGAAGCTGTTGTTAAGGAGATTCCGGAAGTTAAAGAAGCTTACTGCTACATTGTAAGCCAGATAGGTAAGCCGATAAGTGAGCCTCTTGCTCTTGATGTGAAAATAAGGACAGAGGATGGCAAAGTTGAAGCTTATAAAGATAAGATAGAACCGATAGCCAGAGAGCACCTTTCAAATATTGGGAATATCTGGAAAAGACTTGTTGATGGAGAGATAGTTGTTTATTGA
- a CDS encoding type IV pilus twitching motility protein PilT: MASIVEYLKELVDRGGSDLHISPGSPPRIRVSGDLTPIEGAEVLTPSDTKRLIYNVLTDMQKKRLEEDLELDFSFGIENLARFRGNAFYQRTTLAGVFRLIPYEIPPFEKLGLPEVVKSFASLDQGLVLVTGPTGSGKSTTLAALINIINETYPYHIITIEDPVEFVYEHKKSLVNQRELGSDTKSFANALRSALREDPDVILVGEMRDMETIAAALTAAETGHLVFGTLHTNSAIETINRIVDVFPADKQSQIRTQLSFSLQGIVAQKLLKRKDGKGRVAAAEVFIPTPAIRNLIRENKLHQIYSLMQTGQAETGMVTMNQSLARLYLAGVIDIETAKSVSPEPKELETLIKTYGR; encoded by the coding sequence ATGGCATCTATAGTTGAGTATTTGAAAGAGCTTGTTGATAGAGGTGGATCAGACCTTCATATATCTCCTGGTAGTCCTCCGAGAATAAGAGTAAGCGGGGATCTTACACCTATAGAGGGGGCGGAAGTTTTAACTCCAAGTGACACTAAAAGGTTGATATATAATGTTTTAACCGATATGCAGAAAAAGAGACTTGAGGAAGATCTTGAGCTTGACTTCTCTTTTGGAATAGAGAATCTTGCAAGGTTCAGGGGAAACGCTTTCTATCAGAGAACAACACTTGCAGGAGTTTTCAGGCTTATTCCTTATGAAATACCGCCTTTTGAAAAGCTTGGACTTCCAGAAGTCGTAAAAAGCTTTGCCAGCCTTGACCAGGGACTTGTTCTTGTAACTGGTCCTACCGGTTCAGGTAAATCTACAACTCTGGCAGCTCTTATCAATATAATAAATGAAACCTATCCTTACCATATAATCACCATAGAAGATCCGGTTGAGTTTGTATATGAACATAAAAAATCTCTTGTTAATCAAAGGGAACTTGGAAGTGATACCAAGTCATTTGCCAATGCTCTTCGTTCTGCGTTAAGGGAAGACCCTGATGTTATTCTTGTTGGTGAGATGAGGGATATGGAAACCATAGCTGCAGCTTTAACAGCTGCTGAGACAGGTCACCTTGTTTTCGGAACACTTCACACCAACTCTGCGATAGAAACCATTAACCGTATAGTTGATGTTTTCCCTGCTGATAAGCAGTCTCAAATCAGAACTCAGCTTTCATTTTCACTTCAAGGCATTGTTGCCCAGAAACTTTTAAAAAGAAAAGATGGTAAAGGAAGAGTTGCAGCAGCAGAAGTTTTTATACCAACACCTGCAATTAGAAATCTGATAAGAGAAAATAAATTGCATCAGATATACTCTTTAATGCAGACAGGTCAGGCGGAAACAGGTATGGTTACAATGAATCAAAGTCTTGCAAGGCTTTACCTTGCCGGTGTGATAGATATTGAAACGGCAAAGAGTGTTTCACCTGAACCGAAAGAGCTTGAAACGTTAATAAAAACTTATGGTCGGTGA
- a CDS encoding type II secretion system F family protein, which yields MPTFVYKGKTILGKVKKGKVTADNIDVAKNLIRAKGVVVIESIKEESSSGLNMEINLSFLDKVKLKDIVIFTRQLYSMINAGIPLVSALRALEQQVSNRKLKEVIKDIAKQVEEGGRFSAALAKHKDVFSDLYVSMIKAAEEAGTLDSTLKRLAEYLEKIEHLRAKVKSAMFYPTFVLIIAGIIVSGILIFVIPTFQNIYADLGGQLPALTQMVIKLSDFLRDYIGWMIGGIVVFIFVFKRLLKIPKFKYYFDMVMLKVPVFGELILKSSIANFARTLSSMISSGINILKALEIAAETSNNKIIQEEILKVKNQVERGISLAVALSRSKIFPPMLINMVAIGEDAGNLDEMLAKVAEFYEEEVDTMVDGLTSLIEPMMMVLIGGVIGFIIIAMYLPIFKMGDLVK from the coding sequence ATGCCAACGTTTGTTTATAAAGGAAAAACGATTTTAGGTAAGGTTAAAAAGGGGAAGGTTACTGCAGATAACATAGATGTTGCAAAAAATCTCATAAGAGCGAAAGGTGTTGTGGTTATTGAAAGTATTAAAGAGGAATCTTCCTCCGGCTTAAATATGGAGATAAATTTATCTTTTCTTGATAAAGTTAAGTTAAAAGATATTGTTATTTTTACCCGTCAGCTTTACTCAATGATAAATGCAGGTATTCCTCTTGTAAGTGCTTTGAGGGCTCTTGAGCAGCAGGTATCAAACAGGAAATTGAAAGAGGTGATTAAAGACATAGCAAAACAGGTTGAGGAGGGAGGAAGATTTTCCGCTGCCCTTGCAAAGCACAAAGATGTTTTCAGTGATCTTTATGTCAGTATGATAAAAGCGGCAGAGGAAGCTGGTACTCTTGATTCTACTCTTAAAAGACTTGCAGAATACCTTGAAAAAATCGAGCATTTAAGGGCAAAAGTAAAAAGTGCAATGTTTTACCCAACATTTGTTCTTATTATTGCCGGAATTATTGTTTCAGGTATTTTGATTTTTGTTATACCAACATTTCAAAATATATATGCCGACCTTGGTGGGCAGCTTCCTGCCCTTACCCAGATGGTTATAAAGCTCAGTGATTTTTTAAGGGATTATATAGGTTGGATGATAGGTGGAATTGTCGTTTTTATCTTTGTGTTTAAGCGTCTTCTGAAAATTCCGAAGTTTAAGTATTATTTTGATATGGTAATGCTTAAGGTTCCTGTCTTTGGAGAACTTATTCTGAAAAGCTCAATAGCAAATTTTGCAAGGACACTTTCTTCTATGATTTCAAGTGGTATAAATATTTTAAAAGCTCTTGAGATTGCAGCAGAAACATCAAATAACAAGATAATTCAGGAAGAGATACTTAAGGTTAAAAATCAGGTGGAAAGAGGTATAAGCCTTGCCGTTGCTCTTTCAAGGAGTAAGATATTCCCTCCGATGCTTATAAATATGGTTGCAATTGGAGAGGATGCAGGTAATCTTGATGAGATGCTTGCTAAAGTTGCGGAGTTTTATGAGGAAGAAGTGGATACAATGGTTGATGGTCTTACCTCTCTTATAGAACCGATGATGATGGTTTTGATAGGTGGGGTTATAGGTTTTATTATTATTGCTATGTATCTACCGATATTCAAGATGGGAGATCTTGTTAAGTAA
- a CDS encoding peptidase U32 family protein, producing MELLSPAGTLEKLRVAVDYGADAVYLGVKKLSLRERAGNFTIEELEEGINYARKKGVKVYVTLNAFLKNKDLEEFKTAIKEITPLKPDAFIVSDIGGLSIAAENSNIPIHISTQANVTNYEAVKVYKSLGASRIVLARELSIEEIREIKEKLPEMEIEVFVHGALCMAYSGRCLLSNYLSHRDSNKGACSQSCRWKYYVMEEKREGELYQIEEDSHGTYIFNSKDLCALPLLDKLYDAGVDSVKIEGRVKSSYYVAVTTAIYRQAINLIKEGKREKFKEKIGEFVKELEKVSHRPYTTGFLTEEKELQHFETSSYIRNYRFLGIYKDGIWQIRNKIKTGAKVELFFKEGFSKKTEIVTISKDESKIEEAHPNFKVQIEFKNKITIPELTILRERVT from the coding sequence ATGGAACTTTTATCGCCAGCCGGAACACTTGAGAAGCTGAGAGTTGCAGTAGATTATGGAGCTGATGCAGTTTATCTTGGAGTAAAAAAGTTAAGTTTACGAGAAAGAGCAGGAAATTTCACTATAGAGGAGCTTGAAGAGGGAATAAACTACGCCCGCAAAAAAGGAGTGAAAGTTTATGTAACACTTAACGCATTTTTAAAAAACAAGGACCTGGAAGAATTTAAAACAGCTATAAAAGAGATAACTCCCCTTAAACCTGACGCATTTATCGTATCTGATATCGGCGGTTTATCAATTGCTGCTGAAAATTCAAACATTCCAATTCACATAAGCACGCAGGCAAATGTAACAAATTATGAAGCTGTAAAAGTTTATAAATCTTTAGGAGCTTCAAGAATCGTCCTTGCAAGAGAACTATCTATTGAAGAGATAAGAGAGATAAAGGAAAAGCTTCCTGAAATGGAAATTGAAGTGTTTGTTCATGGAGCTCTCTGTATGGCGTATTCAGGAAGATGCCTTCTATCAAATTATCTCTCCCATAGAGATTCCAACAAAGGTGCATGCTCCCAGAGCTGCAGGTGGAAATATTATGTAATGGAAGAGAAAAGAGAAGGAGAACTTTACCAGATAGAAGAGGATAGCCACGGAACTTACATCTTTAACTCCAAAGACCTGTGTGCTCTTCCACTTCTTGATAAGCTATATGATGCAGGTGTTGATTCTGTAAAAATTGAAGGAAGGGTAAAAAGCTCCTATTACGTGGCTGTAACAACGGCCATTTACAGGCAGGCAATAAACCTGATAAAAGAAGGAAAAAGAGAAAAATTTAAAGAGAAAATAGGAGAATTTGTAAAAGAGCTTGAAAAAGTAAGCCACAGACCCTACACTACAGGATTTTTAACAGAAGAGAAAGAATTGCAACATTTTGAAACAAGCTCCTACATAAGAAATTACAGGTTTCTTGGAATTTACAAAGACGGAATATGGCAGATACGAAACAAAATAAAAACAGGAGCAAAAGTTGAACTTTTCTTTAAGGAAGGTTTTTCAAAAAAAACTGAAATAGTCACTATAAGCAAGGATGAATCAAAGATAGAAGAAGCACATCCGAACTTTAAAGTTCAAATTGAATTTAAGAACAAAATAACCATACCAGAGCTAACTATATTAAGAGAAAGAGTTACTTAA
- the glmS gene encoding glutamine--fructose-6-phosphate transaminase (isomerizing), translating into MCGIVGYIGKDNAKSVVINGLSRLEYRGYDSAGIAFIDSGKLKIFKRSGKLRNLEIEVNRDLSLPSVAIGHTRWATHGEPTDKNAHPHTDCTGKIAVVHNGIIENFVELKNILKEKGHVFKSDTDTEVIAHLIEEEIAQGKDLLKAVFNTSQKLKGSYAIAVIYEGEPEKIVCARKDSPLVIGIGEDENFLASDVPAFLQYTNKVIFLDDDEFAVIERDRVTVYDKSGEILNKNIKTIPWSIAQAEKAGYKHFMLKEIYEQPKGISDTISGKLSLIKGEAELPFDFNKIQIVACGTSYHAGLIGKFFIETLSKIPVSVDYASEFRYRDPLIDSNTVVVAISQSGETADTLAAVRLAKLKGAKVIAICNVIGSTLTREADYTIYTYAGPEISVASTKAFTTQLTALFLTALEIGVIKGTVTKEEEQKYIDELIKIPSKMEDFLETEKKEKRIRQLALEFYMAKDALFLGRFVNYPIALEGALKLKEISYIHAEGYPAGEMKHGPIALIDEKMPVIVIAPKDRVYEKMVSNIEEVKARKGRVIAVTNAGCGEIRRLTDRIIEIPETDELLTPFLTVVPLQLFAYYIADFLGYDVDQPRNLAKSVTVE; encoded by the coding sequence ATGTGTGGAATTGTTGGATATATCGGAAAAGATAACGCAAAATCCGTTGTAATAAATGGACTTTCAAGACTTGAATACAGAGGATACGACTCTGCAGGTATCGCATTTATAGATAGTGGAAAATTAAAGATATTTAAAAGAAGTGGAAAACTAAGAAATCTTGAAATAGAAGTAAACAGAGATCTATCCCTACCATCTGTGGCAATAGGACATACAAGATGGGCAACCCACGGAGAGCCAACAGATAAAAATGCACATCCTCACACAGACTGTACAGGAAAAATAGCTGTTGTTCACAACGGTATTATTGAGAACTTTGTTGAGCTTAAAAATATCCTAAAAGAAAAAGGACATGTTTTTAAATCGGACACCGACACAGAGGTAATAGCCCATCTGATTGAAGAGGAGATTGCACAAGGGAAAGACCTTTTAAAAGCGGTATTTAATACCTCCCAGAAGTTAAAAGGCTCCTATGCTATTGCTGTTATTTATGAAGGAGAACCTGAAAAAATAGTGTGCGCCAGAAAAGATAGTCCTCTCGTGATAGGAATTGGAGAAGATGAAAACTTCCTTGCTTCTGATGTTCCTGCATTTTTACAGTATACAAATAAAGTGATTTTCCTTGATGACGATGAGTTTGCAGTTATAGAAAGAGATAGGGTAACCGTTTACGATAAAAGTGGAGAAATCCTTAACAAAAACATAAAAACGATTCCATGGTCTATCGCTCAGGCGGAAAAGGCAGGGTATAAGCATTTTATGCTTAAAGAGATATATGAACAACCAAAAGGTATTTCAGACACAATTTCAGGGAAACTATCTCTAATAAAGGGAGAAGCAGAGCTTCCTTTTGATTTTAATAAAATCCAGATTGTGGCATGTGGAACATCCTACCACGCAGGGCTTATAGGTAAATTTTTCATAGAAACCTTATCAAAAATTCCCGTTTCAGTTGATTACGCATCAGAATTTAGATACAGAGACCCGCTGATAGACTCAAATACGGTTGTTGTCGCAATATCTCAATCTGGAGAAACAGCAGACACCCTTGCAGCTGTAAGACTTGCAAAGTTAAAAGGGGCAAAAGTTATAGCAATATGCAACGTTATCGGCTCAACACTTACAAGGGAAGCAGATTACACAATTTATACTTACGCAGGTCCTGAAATAAGTGTTGCTTCAACAAAAGCTTTTACAACGCAGCTTACAGCACTCTTTCTAACTGCACTTGAAATCGGAGTTATAAAAGGAACAGTAACCAAAGAAGAGGAGCAAAAATATATAGATGAACTTATAAAAATCCCATCAAAAATGGAAGATTTTCTTGAAACAGAAAAAAAGGAAAAGAGGATAAGGCAACTTGCACTTGAATTTTACATGGCAAAGGACGCACTGTTTCTCGGAAGATTCGTTAACTATCCTATAGCACTTGAAGGGGCATTAAAGCTTAAAGAAATATCCTACATACACGCCGAAGGATACCCGGCAGGTGAAATGAAACATGGCCCCATAGCATTAATAGATGAAAAGATGCCGGTCATCGTGATAGCACCAAAAGACAGAGTTTACGAAAAAATGGTATCAAACATAGAAGAGGTAAAGGCAAGAAAAGGAAGGGTTATTGCAGTAACAAACGCTGGATGTGGAGAGATAAGAAGATTAACAGATAGAATCATTGAAATCCCTGAAACAGATGAACTTCTGACTCCGTTTCTAACTGTCGTTCCTCTCCAGCTGTTTGCCTATTACATAGCAGATTTTCTCGGATATGATGTCGACCAGCCAAGAAATCTTGCAAAAAGCGTTACTGTGGAATAA
- the purU gene encoding formyltetrahydrofolate deformylase, with product MKETATLLISCPDRKGILSEITGFIARNDGNIIHADQHIDFQKEIFFMRIEWSLDGFKIPKEKIATAFSFIADKFSMKWELKFNTDIPSVAIFVSKYDHCLYDLLYRFKANEMKGNLKLVISNHKDLENVVKMYGIDFYHFPKTKETKEKVEEEELKLLKENDIDLIVLARYMQILTPKFVKAYPNRIINIHHSFLPAFVGARPYHRAYERGVKIIGATSHYVTEDLDQGPIIEQDVVRVTHRDTIEGMIKKGRDLEKVVLAKAVRLHLENKILVYDNKTVIFE from the coding sequence ATGAAAGAAACTGCCACACTGCTGATCTCCTGCCCCGACAGGAAAGGAATATTATCTGAAATAACCGGATTTATCGCAAGAAACGATGGGAATATAATCCACGCAGACCAGCACATAGATTTTCAGAAGGAAATATTCTTTATGAGAATAGAGTGGTCTCTTGACGGCTTTAAAATCCCGAAAGAAAAGATAGCGACAGCTTTCTCTTTTATTGCCGATAAATTCTCAATGAAATGGGAACTAAAATTTAATACAGATATTCCAAGTGTAGCCATATTTGTTTCAAAATATGACCACTGCCTTTACGACCTTCTTTACCGTTTTAAAGCAAACGAAATGAAAGGAAACCTGAAACTTGTTATAAGCAACCACAAAGACCTTGAGAATGTTGTAAAAATGTACGGTATAGACTTTTACCACTTTCCAAAAACAAAAGAAACAAAAGAGAAGGTTGAAGAGGAAGAGTTAAAACTTTTAAAGGAAAATGATATTGACCTCATCGTTCTTGCCCGCTATATGCAGATTTTAACCCCTAAATTTGTAAAAGCTTATCCAAACAGAATAATAAACATACACCATTCGTTCCTTCCAGCATTTGTAGGAGCAAGACCTTACCACAGAGCCTACGAAAGGGGAGTCAAAATAATAGGAGCAACAAGCCACTATGTCACAGAAGACTTAGATCAGGGACCTATCATAGAACAGGATGTTGTAAGGGTAACCCATAGAGACACTATTGAAGGAATGATAAAGAAAGGGAGAGACCTTGAAAAGGTAGTCCTTGCAAAAGCTGTAAGACTTCACCTTGAGAATAAAATACTTGTATATGACAACAAAACGGTTATCTTTGAGTAG
- a CDS encoding sulfite exporter TauE/SafE family protein → MLSHLLEAGIVLFVSGFFIGFLSGLLGKGGGLLLIPTFWFIFPFIGIPEKIVPKAAVATSLACMTVTSSTSAWQHIKKGYLKKDIFFNLLIGAVPGVFIGSAITARLLSPEMTKLLFAIFLIFMSLKMLKKPEKGEKTEKINKRKVLLTGFASGFIAGLLGIGGGSLVTPMLYSFADVPIKVAMATSTGIVFFNSFFSVLNYIYYGLNKVNFPYFFGYVYIPVLIFMVPSLYIGTRIGVRLMHRVNSEKLRKWFAVFLIFVAFEVILKLVGGFLK, encoded by the coding sequence GTGTTATCTCATCTTCTTGAAGCCGGAATTGTTCTTTTTGTTTCAGGTTTCTTTATAGGATTCCTTTCCGGGCTTCTTGGAAAAGGCGGAGGATTGTTACTTATCCCGACTTTCTGGTTTATTTTTCCTTTTATAGGGATTCCCGAAAAGATAGTTCCCAAGGCTGCTGTAGCCACATCGTTAGCATGTATGACAGTTACTTCTTCAACATCTGCATGGCAGCACATTAAAAAGGGTTATTTAAAGAAAGATATCTTTTTTAATCTGCTTATAGGTGCTGTTCCTGGAGTTTTTATAGGAAGTGCTATTACTGCAAGACTTCTCTCTCCAGAGATGACAAAACTGCTTTTTGCTATTTTCCTTATCTTTATGTCGTTAAAGATGTTGAAAAAACCGGAAAAGGGAGAAAAAACAGAGAAAATTAATAAAAGGAAAGTTTTGTTAACAGGTTTTGCTTCCGGTTTTATAGCGGGTTTACTTGGAATAGGTGGTGGTTCGCTGGTAACTCCTATGCTTTATTCCTTTGCAGATGTTCCTATAAAAGTTGCTATGGCAACATCAACAGGAATAGTATTTTTCAACTCATTCTTTTCTGTTTTAAACTACATTTATTACGGTTTAAATAAAGTTAATTTTCCTTACTTTTTTGGGTATGTTTATATCCCTGTTCTAATATTTATGGTTCCTTCTCTTTATATCGGCACAAGAATTGGTGTAAGATTGATGCACAGGGTTAATTCAGAAAAGTTAAGAAAGTGGTTTGCTGTTTTTTTAATTTTTGTTGCCTTTGAAGTTATACTTAAACTTGTTGGTGGATTTTTAAAGTAA